The following nucleotide sequence is from Methanolinea sp..
CGGGAGATGCAGCGGCAGGCCGGCGACCTGGTCGTCCGGGACGGGATCGCGGAGCGGGGACTGATCATCCGGCACCTGGTCCTGCCCGATAATCTTGCCGATACGGAGCTCGTGATGGCGTTCATTGCAAACGAAATATCCGAGGATGCCTATGTGAACATCATGGACCAGTACCGGCCTTGCGGAAGAATCCAGGCCGAATCCGGTCACCCGTTCCGGACATCGCTGATGCGGGGAATCACAAAAAAAGAATACCTGGATGCAATCGGGTATGCAGAGAGCTACGGGCTCCACAGGGGTTTTGGCGGGCGACCTGAGTAGCGCTCACCCCCCTGCCAGGATATCATGCACCAGCGCCCGGACCGCCTCCACAACCGGGCACTGGCCCTCGAAAACCGGCACTACCGAGGGTTCATGCCGGGCAATGCATGGATCGGCCGGGATGTACCGGATGGTGGAAAAACCCGCGCCGAGTTTTTCCCGCAGCGCCTGGCGGTCGATACCCTGTTCGACCCGGTTCACCACCAGGACCGTTTCCCGTATCCCGCACTCGGATGCCAGCCGCCGAAGCTCTCTGGCCACCGAGATCGCGTTGTACGATCGGTCGGAGACAACCAGGGCGAGAGAGAACCCCTGGGCCACTGCCCGGCCGAAATGTTCGAGCCCTGCCGGGGTATCGAGCAGCACCACGTCGTCAGGGAGAACATTCGCGTTCCGGAACACCGCGGAGAGAAGGGTGTATTCCGGGCAAAGACACCCGGAGCCCGCATTTTTCACCCCACCCATCACCAGGAGCCGGATGTTTTTCCCGGCAGGGATTCCGAACCGGTCGACAACGTCTGCGATATCGGGATTGAGGATCATCAGGCCGCCGCGTCCCGGCCCGGCACCTATCTTCTCCTCGATATACCCCTTCCGCTCGGCAAGCGGCGTGATGGTGTGATCCGGAGGGATCCCGAGCGTGGCGGCGAGGTTCTGCTGCGGGTCCCCATCGACAGCAAGCACCTGCATTCCCTTATCCGCAAAGCAACGGGCGAGCAGCGCGGTGAGGGTGGTCTTGCCGACACCCCCCTTGCCGGTAATGACGATTCGGATCCGGTCGCGAACAGCCATGAGAAAAAGAGACCACGGGTGGGATCAGATCCCGAGTTCGGTCCGCTTCCTCTCGATGTGGTCCGTGATCAGGTCGGCAGCTTTCAGGGGGTCCGGCTCGACGGCAAACGAAGCGTTCACGACACTTTTCAGTCCCTCGGTCAGCAACGAAACCACCGGCGGGCTCCCGGTAATTTTTGGCATGACG
It contains:
- a CDS encoding AAA family ATPase → MAVRDRIRIVITGKGGVGKTTLTALLARCFADKGMQVLAVDGDPQQNLAATLGIPPDHTITPLAERKGYIEEKIGAGPGRGGLMILNPDIADVVDRFGIPAGKNIRLLVMGGVKNAGSGCLCPEYTLLSAVFRNANVLPDDVVLLDTPAGLEHFGRAVAQGFSLALVVSDRSYNAISVARELRRLASECGIRETVLVVNRVEQGIDRQALREKLGAGFSTIRYIPADPCIARHEPSVVPVFEGQCPVVEAVRALVHDILAGG